One window of the Rosa rugosa chromosome 3, drRosRugo1.1, whole genome shotgun sequence genome contains the following:
- the LOC133739302 gene encoding actin-depolymerizing factor 5-like isoform X1 — MAMAFKMATTGMWVTDECKNSFLEMKWKKVARYIVYKIDEESRLVTVDKVGGPGESYDDLAASLPKDDCRYAVFDFDFVTVDNCKKSKIFFIAWSPSESRIRAKILYATSKDGLRRVLDGISYELQATDPTEMGMDVIKDRAK, encoded by the exons ATGGCAATGGCTTTCAAGATG GCCACAACTGGGATGTGGGTTACTGATGAATGCAAGAACTCATTCCTGGAGATGAAATGGAAGAAGGTGGCTAGGTACATAGTGTACAAGATTGATGAAGAATCGAGGCTTGTGACCGTTGATAAGGTGGGTGGACCTGGTGAAAGCTATGATGATCTTGCAGCTTCTCTGCCCAAAGATGATTGCAGATATGCTgttttcgatttcgatttcgTCACTGTGGATAATTGCAAGAAGAGCAAaatcttcttcattgcttg GTCTCCAAGTGAATCAAGGATTAGAGCAAAAATCCTGTATGCAACCTCCAAGGATGGGTTGAGGAGAGTTCTTGATGGCATCAGCTATGAACTTCAGGCTACTGACCCTACTGAGATGGGGATGGATGTGATCAAGGACAGGGCTAAATAA
- the LOC133739302 gene encoding actin-depolymerizing factor 5-like isoform X2, with protein sequence MAMAFKMATTGMWVTDECKNSFLEMKWKKVARYIVYKIDEESRLVTVDKVGGPGESYDDLAASLPKDDCRYAVFDFDFVTVDNCKKSKIFFIAWIQCIVKFGLLLFISGFSLQVNQGLEQKSCMQPPRMG encoded by the exons ATGGCAATGGCTTTCAAGATG GCCACAACTGGGATGTGGGTTACTGATGAATGCAAGAACTCATTCCTGGAGATGAAATGGAAGAAGGTGGCTAGGTACATAGTGTACAAGATTGATGAAGAATCGAGGCTTGTGACCGTTGATAAGGTGGGTGGACCTGGTGAAAGCTATGATGATCTTGCAGCTTCTCTGCCCAAAGATGATTGCAGATATGCTgttttcgatttcgatttcgTCACTGTGGATAATTGCAAGAAGAGCAAaatcttcttcattgcttg GATACAATGTATTGTTAAATTCGGTCTACTATTGTTCATATCCGGATTCA GTCTCCAAGTGAATCAAGGATTAGAGCAAAAATCCTGTATGCAACCTCCAAGGATGGGTTGA
- the LOC133739298 gene encoding 26S proteasome non-ATPase regulatory subunit 4 homolog produces the protein MVLEATMICVDNSEWMRNGDYSPSRFQAQADAINLICGAKTQANPENTVGVLTMAGKGVRVLATPTADLGRILACMHGLEMGGEMNIASAIQVAQLALKHRQNKNQQQRIIVFAGSPVKFEKKVLEMIGKKLKKNSVALDIVDFGEEDDGKPEKLEALLSAVNNNDSSHLVHVPPGPDALSDVLISTPVFTGDGEGGSGFAVAAAAATAAAIGGSSGYDFDVDPNIDPELALALRVSMEEERARQEAAAKRSADEASSRQGEEPPSKSEDVTMTESGDVSVVNEDKKPTDDKVDENDLLKQALAMSMNMSGSGNSAGDAEMSEATSADQELALALQMSMQESAGEPSSQSDMSKVLEDQSFLSSILESLPGVDPNDPSVKELLASLKNQSQEKDKEGPSKEDK, from the exons ATGGTTCTTGAG GCTACTATGATATGCGTCGACAATTCAGAATGGATGCGAAACGGTGATTACTCCCCTTCTCGATTCCAAGCCCAAGCCGATGCTATCAATCTCATCTGTGGTGCCAAAACCCAG GCCAATCCGGAAAACACAGTTGGGGTGTTGACAATGGCGGGCAAAGGGGTTCGTGTATTGGCTACACCCACTGCTGATCTTGGCAGAATTTTGGCTTGCATGCACG GTCTTGAAATGGGGGGAGAGATGAACATAGCATCCGCAATCCAGGTAGCTCAGTTGGCTCTTAAGCACCGgcaaaacaaaaaccaacagCAACGGATCATAGTTTTTGCTGGAAG TCCTGTCAAATTTGAAAAGAAGGTATTGGAAATGATAGggaagaaattgaagaagaaCAGTGTTGCTCTTGATATTGTTGATTTTGGCGAAGAAGATGATGGAAAGCCAGAGAAGCTGGAGGCCCTTCTTTCTGCTGTTAACAATAACGATAGTAGTCATTTAGTACATGTCCCTCCTGGTCCAGATGCTCTCTCTGATGTTCTTATAAG TACACCTGTATTCACTGGTGATGGAGAAGGAGGAAGTGGCTTTGCAGTGGCAGCCGCAGCAGCTACTGCTGCTGCAATTGGTGGTTCTTCCGGCTATGATTTTGACGTAGACCCTAATATAGATCCTGAGCTTGCTCTTGCTCTTAGAGTTTCTATGGAAGAGGAAAGGGCAAGGCAAGAAGCTGCTGCCAAAAGATCGGCTGACGAAGCTAGTAGTAGACAAGGAGAGGAACCGCCATCCAAATCAGAGGATGTAACCATGACAGAAAGTGGTGATGTTTCAGTTGTCAATGAGGATAAGAAACCTACTGATGATAAG GTTGATGAGAATGACTTGCTAAAGCAGGCTCTTGCAATGTCAATGAATATGTCTGGATCCGGTAATTCAGCAGGTGATGCTGAAATGTCAGAGGCAACTAGTGCAGATCAGGAGTTGGCTCTAG CTCTTCAAATGTCCATGCAGGAAAGTGCAGGAGAGCCATCATCCCAATCAGATATGAGCAAGGTGTTGGAGGACCAGTCTTTTCTTTCATCTATCCTTGAATCT CTTCCAGGAGTTGACCCCAATGATCCTTCAGTGAAAGAGCTTCTTGCATCTCTGAAGAATCAGTCCCAAGAAAAGGACAAAGAGGGTCCATCAAAGGAGGACAAATGA
- the LOC133739296 gene encoding uncharacterized protein LOC133739296 — MGSPEEPSKPISLYDSSSTPLLSKPDDPPRPPSPYSDQPDSDATQYLQISYNHDPRPFKDLPFSIIFVLLVLATFGVGIFAVFHRNTDYSSLSSYEYDSDSTSCVKNASLTHGLTNWAPLSSSSSFLEGLTWTLVITFILSLPICFGLLWLLKNYAKQVVYASLPFFILFPIFFDVYWFVACTISSSCSESFPLAYRILVLVFILLVIGVILWIFVANRHRIELTIQIIGVASDALSRNLGLFWVLPLLTFGLVVYYAPIVVFLVFARLNGKIAAEESDEVYSCVWKQDSWVPAYYALAILTMLWSLTVMVESQVYVISGTVAQWYFTKEDSTPKWVIRSSLRNAFGPSFGTVCLSGLLICVVRMVRTIVDGARKEGSGGILNLMLRCCVNALLSAIDFLNKFTIIFAAITGESYCSSARMTYELLKRNLLSAVFVETISTRLLAGIIFVLSALYAIVACAILKAVSNLGVDAYFVAALAWVLLILVLSFFVHVLDNVIDTVYVCYAIDRDRGEVCKQDVHEVYVNLPISRNHRPSSMITRTLGV; from the exons ATGGGCAGCCCCGAAGAACCCAGCAAGCCCATCTCCCTCTACGACTCGTCGTCCACTCCCCTCCTCTCCAAACCCGACGACCCGCCACGTCCTCCCTCCCCCTACTCCGACCAACCCGACTCCGACGCGACCCAGTACCTCCAGATCTCCTACAACCACGACCCGCGTCCCTTCAAGGACCTCCCTTTCTCCATCATCTTCGTTCTCCTCGTCCTCGCCACCTTCGGCGTCGGAATCTTCGCCGTCTTCCACCGCAACACCGACTACTCCAGCCTCTCCTCCTACGAATACGACTCCGATTCCACCTCCTGCGTCAAGAACGCTTCTTTGACTCATGGACTCACCAACTGGGCGCCTCTCagttcatcgtcatcttttctAGAGGGTTTGACATGGACCCTAGTCATCACCTTCATCTTGAGCTTGCCCATTTGCTTCGGTCTGCTTTGGCTGCTCAAGAATTATGCTAAACAAGTCGTCTATGCTTCTCTCCCGTTCTTCATTTTGTTTCCGATTTTTTTCGACGTATATTGGTTTGTTGCCTGCACAATCAGCTCAAGTTGCAGTGAATCTTTTCCTTTGGCTTACAGAATTTTGGTCCTGGTGTTTATTTTGTTAGTAATTGGAGTGATTTTGTGGATATTTGTGGCGAATCGGCATCGAATTGAGCTTACTATACAAATAATTGGGGTGGCATCGGATGCGCTTTCGAGGAATTTGGGTCTGTTTTGGGTTCTGCCTTTGTTGACTTTCGGGTTGGTGGTGTACTATGCACCCATTGTGGTGTTCTTGGTGTTTGCAAGGCTGAATGGGAAGATTGCGGCGGAAGAATCCGATGAGGTGTATAGTTGTGTGTGGAAGCAGGATTCTTGGGTGCCGGCTTATTATGCATTGGCGATTTTGACAATGTTGTGGTCTCTGACGGTTATGGTGGAATCTCAGGTGTATGTGATTAGTGGGACTGTTGCTCAGTGGTACTTCACCAAGGAGGACTCGACTCCAAAGTGGGTTATTAGAAGTTctttgag AAATGCCTTTGGCCCATCCTTTGGCACTGTGTGTCTATCTGGCTTACTTATATGTGTTGTTCGAATGGTGCGTACAATTGTTGATGGTGCAAGAAAAGAGGGTTCAGGCGGGATACTTAATCTTATGTTACGTTGCTGTGTTAATGCCTTGTTGTCAGCAATTGATTTTCTCAACAAGTTCACAATCATCTTTGCTGCAATAACTGGTGAATCTTACTGTTCATCTGCAAGGATGACGTATGAGCTTCTAAAACGTAATCTTCTTTCTGCGGTTTTTGTGGAAACCATCTCCACTCGACTTTTGGCTGGAATCATCTTCGTACTCTCAGCACTATATGCAATTGTG GCATGCGCTATCTTAAAGGCCGTGAGCAATCTTGGGGTTGATGCGTACTTTGTGGCTGCATTGGCCTGGGTGCTGCTGATCTTGGTACTGAGTTTCTTTGTCCACGTGCTGGATAATGTGATCGACACTGTGTACGTGTGCTACGCCATAGATAGGGACAGAGGGGAAGTTTGTAAACAAGACGTTCATGAAGTTTATGTTAACTTACCAATTAGTAGAAATCATAGACCTTCATCTATGATCACCAGAACTCTGGGTGTATAG
- the LOC133739300 gene encoding peptidyl-prolyl cis-trans isomerase CYP21-1, producing the protein MPRAISVLLQPRSLLLFTVVGIFLIFVFTSTQKKEEEKVEEVPEITHRVYLDIDIEEQRLGRIVIGLYGQVVPKTVENFRALCTGEKGKGVKGKKLHYKGTPFHRIVSGFMIQGGDIIHGDGKGYESIYGGTFADENFKVKHSHAGTVSMVNTGPDSNGSQFFITTIKASWLDGEHVVFGKVIQGMDMVYAIEGGAGTYSGKPRKKVVIADSGEIPKDKWDEER; encoded by the exons ATGCCTCGAGCCATCTCCGTTCTGCTCCAGCCCAGATCCCTCCTCCTCTTCACCGTCGTCGGAATTTTCCTTATTTTCGTTTTCACTTCCACCCAGAAAAAG GAGGAAGAGAAAGTAGAAGAAGTACCTGAAATAACCCATAGAGTATACCTGGATATTGATATTGAGGAACAGCGCTTAG GTAGAATTGTGATTGGATTATACGGTCAGGTTGTACCAAAAACTGTTG AAAATTTCAGGGCATTGTGCACAG GAGAAAAAGGTAAAGGTGTTAAGGGAAAAAAACTCCACTATAAGGGAACGCCATTTCATCGTATCGTATCTGGGTTCATGATTCAAGGCGGAGATATCATTCATGGTGATGGGAAGGGATATGAATCGATATATGGTGGCACCTTTGCTGATGAGAATTTCAAAGTGAAACATTCACATGCAG GTACTGTTTCTATGGTGAATACAGGACCTGATTCCAATGGGTCACAGTTCTTTATCACCACAATCAAGGCTAGTTG GTTGGATGGGGAGCATGTCGTCTTCGGCAAGGTTATACAGGGCATGGACATGGTGTATGCAATTGAAGGAGGGGCTGGAACCTACAGTGGAAAGCCCAGAAAGAAGGTTGTTATTGCTGACTCAGGAGAAATACCCAAGGACAAGTGGGATGAGGAAAGATGA